A part of Desulfomicrobium macestii genomic DNA contains:
- a CDS encoding carbon starvation CstA family protein, protein MFYFFFAVAALITGYFVYGKIVESSFGVDSCKATPACRLADGVDYVKMNPKTIYMVQLLNIAGLGPIFGPILGALYGPAALVWIVLGSIFAGAVHDYFSGMMSVRYDGKSIPDAVGHNLGNFAKQFMNVFSVILLLLVGVVFILGPAKLLAVKIGFNLDKNVAVVVWTGIIFAYYFLATILPVDKIIGRLYPLFTACLLIMAFGLSAMLIVDGYTFFPNGVGLANVHPKGLPIWPLMFITIACGAISGFHATQSPMMARCIPDEKCGRPIFYGAMIGEGIIALVWATLGMTFYQTPEALQATLASGGPAAVVDQVATTLMGPIGGFLAIIGVIILPISSGDTAFRAARLIIADFSKVEQKSVIKRLMIAVPLFVIGFIITKTEFNVIWRYFGFANQTLATIVLWASAMYLVRHGKAHWIASVPATFMTAVCSTYLCVAPEFPLHLSSDYGYPIGIAVAAACFVWFMLAARNTPIEENPVDSPGVIG, encoded by the coding sequence TTGTTTTACTTCTTCTTCGCCGTCGCGGCGCTTATCACCGGCTATTTCGTTTACGGCAAGATCGTCGAATCCAGTTTCGGCGTCGACAGCTGCAAGGCCACCCCGGCCTGCCGACTCGCGGACGGAGTCGACTATGTCAAAATGAACCCAAAAACCATCTACATGGTGCAGCTCCTGAACATCGCGGGACTCGGGCCCATTTTCGGCCCCATACTTGGCGCCCTCTACGGCCCGGCCGCACTGGTCTGGATCGTGCTCGGCAGCATCTTCGCAGGCGCGGTGCACGACTACTTCTCCGGCATGATGTCCGTACGCTATGACGGCAAATCCATCCCCGACGCCGTGGGTCACAACCTCGGCAACTTCGCCAAACAGTTCATGAACGTCTTCTCCGTCATCCTGCTGCTCCTGGTCGGCGTGGTCTTCATCCTCGGACCGGCCAAGCTGCTGGCGGTCAAAATCGGCTTCAACCTGGACAAAAACGTGGCCGTCGTGGTCTGGACCGGCATCATCTTCGCCTACTACTTCCTGGCCACCATCCTGCCCGTGGACAAGATCATCGGCCGTCTCTATCCGCTCTTCACCGCCTGCCTGCTGATCATGGCCTTCGGCCTCTCGGCCATGCTCATCGTGGACGGCTACACCTTCTTCCCCAACGGCGTGGGCCTGGCCAACGTGCATCCCAAGGGCCTGCCCATCTGGCCGCTGATGTTCATCACCATCGCCTGCGGAGCCATCTCCGGTTTCCATGCCACGCAGTCGCCCATGATGGCCCGCTGCATCCCCGATGAAAAATGCGGCCGCCCCATCTTCTACGGCGCCATGATCGGCGAGGGCATCATCGCTCTGGTCTGGGCCACCCTGGGCATGACCTTCTACCAGACCCCCGAAGCCCTGCAGGCCACCCTGGCCAGCGGCGGCCCCGCAGCAGTGGTCGACCAGGTCGCCACCACGCTGATGGGACCCATCGGCGGTTTCCTGGCCATCATCGGCGTCATCATCCTGCCCATCTCCTCCGGTGACACGGCCTTCCGCGCCGCGCGCCTGATCATCGCCGACTTCAGCAAGGTCGAGCAGAAGTCCGTCATCAAGCGCCTCATGATCGCCGTGCCGCTGTTCGTGATCGGCTTCATCATCACCAAGACGGAATTCAACGTCATCTGGCGCTACTTCGGCTTCGCCAACCAGACCCTCGCCACCATCGTGCTCTGGGCCTCGGCCATGTACCTGGTCCGTCACGGCAAGGCACACTGGATCGCCAGCGTCCCCGCGACCTTCATGACAGCGGTCTGCTCCACCTACCTCTGCGTGGCCCCGGAATTTCCGCTGCACCTGAGCTCCGACTACGGCTATCCCATCGGCATCGCCGTGGCCGCGGCCTGCTTCGTCTGGTTCATGCTCGCGGCGCGCAACACGCCCATTGAAGAAAACCCCGTCGACTCACCCGGAGTCATCGGCTGA